In one window of Nocardia brasiliensis DNA:
- a CDS encoding MaoC family dehydratase, producing MSEPTTFTMATLRDAAGTELGVSDWIVVDQDRITAFAEATEDRQWIHVDRARAAKGPFGATIAHGFLTLSLLPWINGQLFRLDGARMRINYGLNKVRFPAPVPAGSRVRGRTRIVGVDAVPGGLQVVLATTVECEGVDKPVCVAESILRALE from the coding sequence ATGAGTGAACCAACCACCTTCACGATGGCGACATTGCGGGATGCCGCAGGAACCGAACTCGGTGTGAGCGACTGGATTGTCGTCGACCAGGACCGGATCACCGCCTTCGCCGAGGCCACCGAGGATCGGCAGTGGATCCACGTCGACCGGGCTCGGGCGGCGAAGGGGCCGTTCGGCGCCACCATCGCGCACGGTTTCCTGACGCTGTCGTTGCTGCCGTGGATCAACGGGCAGCTCTTCCGGCTCGACGGCGCTCGGATGCGTATCAACTACGGCCTCAACAAGGTTCGGTTCCCGGCTCCGGTGCCCGCCGGCTCGCGCGTGCGCGGCCGGACTCGCATCGTCGGAGTCGATGCGGTGCCGGGCGGCCTGCAGGTGGTGCTCGCGACGACGGTCGAGTGTGAGGGTGTCGACAAGCCGGTCTGTGTCGCCGAATCCATCCTCCGCGCGCTGGAATGA
- a CDS encoding FAD-dependent oxidoreductase: MVTIIGGGIAGAVLAGALGRARRPVTVYESQPTGGAGAFLVLDRRAHEALVRLGVSADRLHEASHPVEALRADGVPGPARGNPAPERRLYLRAELMRVLTEFATDSPADMRFGTPITEVDCAAGTLVSGARPVPADDLIIAADGIDSVARRAMEPGRAAEYAGQIVVYGITRQPTRPGTDPSVLHFDRTLGADGRAVSTFGHLWNDTVAVWFTRLTRPPLDRQHKGAQPMGQWTEAVLAGSPAVRDTIEPLLANTDSVHVSNARTVPLAGARAPRDPVILCGDADHAITPAAGVGARDAIEDAAALYAAIVSDGTPAAAMTERRRRILGERERVAQISRTAT; this comes from the coding sequence ATGGTCACGATCATCGGTGGTGGCATAGCCGGAGCGGTGCTCGCCGGGGCGCTCGGCCGTGCGCGACGACCCGTCACGGTGTACGAGAGTCAGCCCACCGGTGGCGCCGGTGCGTTCCTGGTGCTCGACCGAAGGGCGCACGAGGCCCTGGTGCGCCTCGGTGTCTCGGCAGACCGGTTGCACGAGGCGTCACACCCGGTGGAAGCGCTACGCGCGGACGGGGTTCCGGGGCCGGCCCGCGGCAACCCGGCCCCGGAACGGCGGCTGTACCTGCGCGCCGAACTGATGCGGGTGCTCACCGAATTCGCCACGGACAGTCCCGCGGACATGCGGTTCGGCACCCCCATCACCGAAGTCGACTGCGCCGCCGGAACACTCGTCAGCGGCGCGCGCCCGGTGCCTGCCGACGACCTGATCATCGCCGCGGACGGCATCGACTCGGTCGCGCGCCGGGCGATGGAACCGGGGCGGGCGGCCGAATATGCCGGGCAGATCGTCGTTTACGGCATCACCCGGCAGCCCACCCGGCCCGGCACCGACCCGTCGGTACTGCACTTCGACCGCACCCTCGGTGCCGATGGCAGGGCGGTGAGCACCTTCGGGCACCTGTGGAACGACACGGTCGCGGTATGGTTCACCCGGTTGACCCGGCCGCCATTGGACCGGCAGCACAAGGGTGCTCAGCCGATGGGCCAGTGGACCGAGGCCGTACTGGCGGGCTCACCCGCAGTGCGCGACACCATCGAACCATTGCTCGCGAACACCGATTCCGTGCATGTCTCGAACGCGCGCACGGTGCCACTCGCCGGTGCGCGTGCCCCACGAGACCCGGTGATCCTCTGCGGCGACGCCGATCACGCCATCACCCCGGCCGCGGGCGTCGGCGCTCGCGATGCCATCGAGGACGCGGCCGCGCTGTACGCCGCGATCGTTTCCGACGGCACACCGGCCGCGGCGATGACCGAACGGCGGCGCCGGATTCTCGGTGAACGCGAGCGCGTCGCCCAGATATCGCGCACCGCAACGTAG
- a CDS encoding glucose 1-dehydrogenase — MGRLSGKVALISGGARGMGAAHARALVAEDARVVLGDVLDEEGTAVAKELGDAATYVHLDVREPDEWQSAVAEAVQRYGALNVLVNNAGIANGNLLVDFDLAEWQRIIDINLTGTFLGMRAATPAMIEAGGGSIINISSVEGMRGSPGLHGYVASKFAVRGLTKSTALELAQYKIRVNSVHPGLITTPMTEGIPAEFLQIPLGRAAEASEVAALITFLASDESSYSTGAEFVIDGGLTVGVPHKTFDS, encoded by the coding sequence ATGGGGCGGTTGAGCGGCAAGGTGGCATTGATCAGCGGCGGTGCCCGCGGGATGGGTGCCGCGCACGCCAGGGCGCTGGTGGCCGAGGACGCGCGCGTTGTACTCGGCGACGTGCTCGACGAGGAAGGCACCGCGGTCGCCAAGGAGCTCGGCGACGCCGCGACCTACGTGCACCTCGACGTGCGCGAACCGGACGAGTGGCAGAGCGCGGTCGCCGAGGCGGTGCAGCGCTACGGCGCGCTGAACGTGCTGGTGAACAACGCCGGTATCGCCAACGGGAACCTCCTGGTCGACTTCGATCTCGCGGAATGGCAGCGAATCATCGACATCAACCTCACCGGCACCTTCCTCGGCATGCGTGCCGCCACCCCCGCCATGATCGAGGCGGGTGGTGGCTCGATCATCAACATCTCGTCGGTGGAAGGCATGCGCGGCAGCCCGGGGCTGCACGGCTACGTGGCATCCAAGTTCGCGGTGCGCGGCCTGACCAAATCGACCGCACTCGAGCTGGCGCAGTACAAGATTCGGGTCAACTCGGTGCACCCCGGGCTCATCACCACGCCGATGACCGAGGGCATTCCGGCCGAGTTCCTGCAGATCCCGCTGGGCCGGGCCGCCGAGGCGAGCGAGGTCGCCGCCTTGATCACCTTCTTGGCCAGTGACGAGTCCTCGTACTCGACCGGTGCGGAGTTCGTCATCGACGGCGGGCTCACCGTCGGCGTCCCGCACAAGACGTTCGACAGCTGA
- a CDS encoding alpha/beta fold hydrolase, producing MTNPRSAAVLRRFARRVPDIAEVPGGRLQELPGRGRTYVVDIAGPAGAPTLVLLHGTACTAYLGWFPSLAALSAHYRVILFDQRWHGRGIRSEHFAVDDCADDVIAVLDALGVAGAVCVGFSLGGVVSLAAAHRHPERVRGLVLCATPYRFQEKWRERAFHRGFGAFAAAVRPFASRRVEEFAGKLPELPEIAWAAGGMERWAFGEFRSTSAWAVAQVVAEVARFDASAWLPELTMPTAVVITTQDRAIPVYRQLELATMIPRASVHLVKAGHAACVLHADRFVPVLLDACAAVAARM from the coding sequence ATGACGAACCCACGGTCGGCCGCGGTGCTGCGACGGTTCGCCAGGCGGGTACCGGACATCGCCGAGGTGCCGGGCGGACGGCTGCAAGAGCTGCCAGGACGGGGCCGGACCTACGTGGTCGACATCGCCGGACCGGCGGGCGCTCCCACGCTGGTGCTGTTGCACGGCACGGCCTGCACCGCCTATCTCGGCTGGTTCCCGTCGCTGGCCGCGCTCTCGGCGCACTACCGGGTGATCCTGTTCGACCAGCGCTGGCATGGTCGCGGGATTCGCTCGGAGCACTTCGCGGTGGACGACTGTGCCGACGACGTGATCGCGGTGCTCGACGCGCTCGGCGTGGCGGGCGCGGTGTGCGTGGGATTCTCGTTGGGTGGAGTGGTGAGTCTCGCGGCCGCGCACCGGCATCCGGAGCGGGTGCGCGGGCTGGTGTTGTGCGCGACGCCGTATCGGTTCCAGGAAAAGTGGCGCGAGCGGGCCTTTCATCGTGGCTTCGGCGCGTTCGCCGCTGCCGTGCGGCCGTTCGCGTCCCGGCGGGTCGAGGAGTTCGCGGGCAAGCTGCCCGAGCTTCCGGAAATCGCCTGGGCGGCAGGAGGAATGGAGCGCTGGGCGTTCGGTGAATTCCGCAGCACCAGTGCGTGGGCGGTGGCTCAGGTGGTCGCGGAGGTGGCCCGGTTCGATGCGAGCGCCTGGCTGCCGGAGCTGACCATGCCGACCGCGGTCGTCATCACGACCCAGGATCGGGCCATTCCGGTCTATCGGCAGTTGGAGCTGGCGACCATGATTCCGCGGGCGAGCGTTCACCTGGTGAAAGCCGGGCATGCGGCCTGCGTGCTGCATGCGGATCGGTTCGTTCCGGTGCTGCTCGACGCTTGCGCGGCGGTCGCCGCGAGAATGTAG
- a CDS encoding YdcF family protein: MIMLVIGLVLLAVFLVRFRQDRRRLGNGVFLLLGLIFVGVWTLGSGVEGDLPMILAGLLVLLSPLLILVLAALLIVNGRQVVRREGLRMANLLPLGLGLGLLVPYVLLALAVFTGDIWIVVILASLTMAVSYIGFLFASFLLYSLLYGALPYRPAMDAIVVHGAGLKGDRVPPLLAGRLDRAIEIYRAERAAGRAPLLIASGGKGSDELRSEADAMADYLVERDVPAESVLREDRSATTWENLLFTKRLLGERGESTRMVLVTSDFHTLRTAMLARRLGLDAEVTGARTAFYYLPAATLREFAAVVVAYKWINLIACVALVSLPILALLLTRDMPHHYGN; encoded by the coding sequence ATGATCATGCTCGTGATCGGCCTCGTCCTGCTCGCGGTCTTTCTTGTGCGTTTCCGGCAGGACCGGCGACGGCTCGGCAACGGGGTGTTTCTGCTGCTAGGACTGATTTTCGTCGGCGTATGGACGCTCGGGTCCGGCGTCGAGGGCGACCTGCCGATGATCTTGGCGGGCCTGCTCGTGCTGCTGTCGCCGCTGCTGATTCTGGTGCTCGCCGCGCTGCTGATCGTCAACGGCAGGCAGGTGGTCCGCCGCGAGGGACTGCGTATGGCGAACCTGCTGCCGCTCGGACTCGGCCTGGGATTGCTCGTCCCGTATGTGTTGCTGGCGCTGGCCGTATTCACCGGTGATATCTGGATCGTGGTGATTTTGGCGTCGTTGACCATGGCGGTGAGCTACATCGGATTTCTGTTCGCCAGTTTCCTGCTTTATTCGCTGTTGTACGGGGCATTGCCGTATCGGCCCGCGATGGACGCGATCGTCGTGCACGGCGCCGGGCTGAAAGGGGACCGGGTACCGCCGCTGCTCGCGGGCAGGCTGGACCGGGCGATCGAGATCTACCGCGCGGAGCGCGCGGCAGGGCGCGCTCCGTTGCTGATCGCCAGTGGCGGCAAAGGGTCCGACGAGCTGCGCTCGGAGGCCGATGCCATGGCCGACTATCTCGTCGAGCGGGATGTCCCCGCCGAAAGCGTGCTGCGGGAGGACCGTTCGGCGACCACGTGGGAGAACCTGCTGTTCACCAAGCGATTACTGGGCGAGCGGGGCGAATCGACCCGAATGGTCTTGGTGACGAGCGATTTCCACACCCTGCGCACCGCGATGCTGGCCCGGCGCCTCGGCCTGGATGCCGAGGTCACCGGGGCGCGCACCGCGTTCTACTACCTGCCGGCGGCGACCTTGCGCGAGTTCGCCGCGGTCGTGGTGGCCTACAAGTGGATCAACCTGATCGCCTGTGTCGCCCTGGTTTCGCTGCCGATACTGGCGTTGCTGCTCACCCGCGACATGCCCCACCACTACGGGAACTGA
- a CDS encoding lipase family protein, producing MFCRINTALTAVALLIVATQLAATPGTAAAQPLYPIPDPDPFYAAPADLDRTEPGDVLDTRTMPGLLAFPGTKVTMIKFRSTNSAGAPIAATTTVLTPANHVPGGPLLSYQHIINGLGTKCAVSRVLYTGDPNLAVREAPALNAVLIRGWSVALPDHLGPTSAYGAAKLGGMITLDGIRAARKVARLGLGTSPVAMFGYSGGGMATGWAAALASTYAPELDIVGAAEGGVPMNLVKMTEGLGYNRHPAFGLAMAAAIGLEREYPTRLPISDSLNATGLAIRDRMANGCTNEILAAGAGHSVLDVASSTALAEDPTARGVLEENSLELFEGVPKMPIYQWRSHDDALIPVAAIDNTMRRYCAAGVRVQSRLFPSPDHLSTAVLGAPEAMGWIDARFRGETAPRNC from the coding sequence ATGTTCTGCCGAATCAATACCGCGCTCACCGCGGTCGCCCTGCTGATCGTGGCCACCCAACTGGCCGCGACACCGGGAACCGCTGCGGCACAACCGCTCTACCCCATCCCGGACCCCGACCCGTTCTACGCGGCGCCCGCGGACCTGGATCGGACCGAGCCGGGCGACGTGCTCGACACCCGCACGATGCCCGGATTGCTCGCCTTCCCCGGCACGAAGGTGACGATGATCAAGTTCCGCTCCACCAATTCGGCGGGCGCACCGATCGCGGCGACGACCACCGTGCTGACCCCGGCCAATCACGTGCCAGGCGGCCCGCTGCTGTCCTATCAGCACATCATCAACGGACTCGGCACCAAGTGCGCCGTCTCCCGCGTGCTCTACACCGGTGACCCGAATCTGGCGGTGCGCGAGGCGCCCGCGCTCAACGCGGTGCTGATCCGGGGGTGGTCGGTGGCACTGCCCGACCATCTCGGCCCGACCAGCGCCTACGGGGCGGCCAAGCTCGGCGGCATGATCACCCTGGACGGGATCAGGGCGGCCCGCAAGGTCGCCCGGCTGGGATTGGGCACGAGCCCGGTCGCGATGTTCGGATACTCCGGCGGCGGCATGGCGACCGGCTGGGCGGCCGCGCTGGCCTCGACCTACGCGCCGGAACTCGACATCGTGGGCGCGGCCGAGGGCGGGGTTCCGATGAATCTGGTCAAGATGACCGAGGGCCTGGGCTACAACCGGCATCCTGCATTCGGCTTGGCCATGGCGGCGGCCATCGGTCTCGAACGCGAATACCCCACCCGGCTGCCGATCAGCGACAGCCTGAACGCGACCGGTCTGGCCATCCGCGACCGGATGGCCAACGGCTGCACCAACGAGATCCTGGCCGCCGGAGCGGGGCACAGCGTCCTGGACGTCGCCTCCTCCACCGCGCTGGCCGAGGACCCCACCGCGCGTGGCGTCCTGGAGGAAAACAGCCTCGAGCTCTTCGAAGGCGTGCCGAAAATGCCTATCTACCAGTGGCGTTCCCACGATGACGCGCTGATACCCGTTGCCGCGATCGACAATACGATGCGGCGCTACTGCGCGGCGGGGGTGCGCGTTCAATCGAGGCTGTTCCCGAGCCCCGATCACCTCAGCACCGCAGTGCTCGGCGCGCCGGAGGCGATGGGCTGGATCGACGCCCGCTTCCGCGGCGAAACCGCACCACGCAACTGCTGA
- a CDS encoding microaggregate-binding protein 1, producing MTKHDSGPREAVEGLVEDVKGKAKEAAGIVTGDESLKSEGRAQQDKAESEREAAKKEAEAEKARAEATLDEARQSAYQSGKEAEDS from the coding sequence ATGACCAAGCACGACAGTGGACCGCGCGAAGCCGTCGAGGGCCTCGTCGAGGACGTCAAGGGCAAGGCCAAGGAAGCCGCGGGCATCGTCACCGGAGACGAAAGCCTGAAGAGCGAGGGCCGCGCTCAGCAGGACAAGGCCGAATCGGAGCGCGAAGCCGCGAAGAAGGAAGCCGAAGCCGAAAAGGCCCGAGCCGAGGCGACACTCGACGAGGCTCGCCAGAGCGCGTACCAGAGTGGTAAGGAAGCCGAGGACTCCTGA
- a CDS encoding metal-dependent hydrolase, translating into MKLLRRGERRPDIDPGEVALQARNVQFDWADTPLHWMPGEPIASHLINSLNLLLPEGERMFCAAYGEALPFVKDEKLREAMLGFIGQESMHAETHDKVLHEVLTAHGVDPQPYVRQAEYLFRKTLGPRGNEGIAARQTLVERLTVIACLEHFFAYLGDWVLNADLEKFDAEPRIADLFRWHGAEEVEHRHVAHDVAVYFGAGYLRRAAIMMFIFPTFIALVARGTKYMVHQDPALPDLGYPRLLKRVLGAMWRGALPGVPSLLWSAVTTFKPGYNPGSVGSTAQAVAYLAKSPAAQAIAS; encoded by the coding sequence ATGAAGCTACTTCGCAGGGGAGAGCGGCGCCCGGACATCGATCCGGGTGAGGTCGCGCTCCAGGCGCGCAATGTGCAATTCGACTGGGCTGACACCCCACTGCACTGGATGCCTGGCGAGCCGATCGCCTCGCACCTGATCAACTCGCTGAACCTGCTCCTGCCCGAGGGGGAGCGCATGTTCTGCGCCGCCTACGGCGAGGCGCTGCCGTTCGTGAAGGACGAGAAGCTGCGCGAGGCCATGCTCGGCTTCATCGGCCAGGAATCCATGCACGCCGAAACGCACGACAAGGTGCTGCACGAGGTGCTCACCGCGCACGGCGTCGATCCGCAGCCCTATGTGCGGCAAGCCGAATACCTCTTCCGTAAGACGTTGGGGCCCAGGGGCAACGAGGGAATCGCGGCCCGTCAGACGCTGGTCGAGCGGCTCACGGTGATCGCCTGCCTCGAGCACTTCTTCGCCTACCTCGGCGACTGGGTGCTCAATGCCGATCTGGAGAAGTTCGACGCCGAGCCGCGCATCGCGGACCTGTTCCGCTGGCACGGGGCCGAGGAAGTCGAACACCGGCACGTCGCCCACGATGTCGCCGTCTACTTCGGCGCGGGCTATCTGCGGCGCGCGGCGATCATGATGTTCATCTTCCCCACCTTCATCGCCCTGGTGGCGCGCGGTACGAAATACATGGTGCATCAGGATCCGGCGCTGCCCGACCTCGGCTACCCGCGGTTGCTCAAACGAGTGCTCGGCGCGATGTGGCGCGGCGCGCTGCCCGGGGTGCCCTCACTGCTGTGGAGCGCGGTGACCACCTTCAAGCCGGGTTATAACCCTGGCTCGGTCGGGTCTACCGCGCAGGCTGTCGCCTACCTGGCGAAATCGCCAGCCGCGCAAGCGATCGCGTCATGA
- a CDS encoding WS/DGAT/MGAT family O-acyltransferase has protein sequence MERLTGLDASFLYLETGTQHLHVCALILLDPTSGDYSFDRFKAELGRRLPLIPQMRRRVYEVPFNLDHPVWVEDQNFDLDYHIRRIGIAAPAGRRELAELIGDIASRPMDRDRPLWEMSVVEGLDDGKVAVICKYHHAAVDGITGTNMMMHLCDLEPNAAKTPPAEPWQPEPSPSDWQLLAKAVVKFPTKAGIVGMVPKTVGMVAGFAQRRRNDKAGMALPFSAPRTPFNLAITPHRAVAFTEAELGAVKEIKSAFGVKINDVVLTIVAGVLRTYLDKHDELPDRSLVASVPVSVHESSRHTAGINKVSTLFARLGTDIADPVQRLLQVAEENRGAKAEHDLIGADFLQDWSKYAPPNTFQLAARVYSSLKLAERHPVVHNLVVSNVPGPPMPLYFLGVRVHGMYPFGPVFHGAGLTVTVLSNNDDLDFGFIACKELVPDVAELADAVPEVVDELLTAARALG, from the coding sequence ATGGAACGACTCACCGGATTGGATGCCAGTTTTCTCTATTTGGAAACCGGGACGCAGCACCTGCACGTCTGTGCGCTGATCCTCCTCGACCCCACGTCAGGGGACTATTCCTTCGACAGATTCAAGGCCGAACTCGGCAGGCGACTACCACTGATCCCGCAGATGCGCCGACGCGTGTACGAGGTGCCGTTCAACCTGGACCATCCGGTGTGGGTCGAGGATCAGAACTTCGATCTGGACTACCACATCCGGCGCATCGGCATCGCCGCGCCGGCGGGTCGCCGCGAATTGGCCGAACTGATCGGCGACATCGCCAGCCGCCCGATGGATCGAGACCGGCCGCTGTGGGAGATGTCGGTGGTCGAGGGCCTCGACGACGGCAAGGTCGCGGTGATCTGCAAATACCACCACGCCGCCGTGGACGGCATCACCGGTACCAACATGATGATGCACCTGTGCGATCTGGAGCCGAACGCGGCCAAGACGCCGCCCGCCGAACCGTGGCAGCCGGAGCCGAGCCCCAGCGACTGGCAACTGCTGGCCAAGGCGGTGGTCAAGTTCCCGACCAAGGCGGGCATCGTCGGCATGGTGCCGAAAACCGTCGGCATGGTGGCCGGTTTCGCGCAGCGACGACGAAATGACAAGGCGGGCATGGCCTTACCGTTCTCGGCGCCGCGCACGCCGTTCAACCTCGCCATCACCCCGCACCGCGCGGTCGCGTTCACCGAGGCCGAACTCGGCGCGGTCAAAGAGATCAAGTCCGCGTTCGGCGTGAAGATCAACGATGTGGTGCTGACGATCGTCGCGGGCGTGTTGCGCACGTACCTGGACAAGCACGACGAACTACCGGACCGCTCGCTGGTCGCCTCGGTACCGGTCTCGGTGCACGAATCCTCGCGCCACACCGCGGGAATCAACAAGGTGTCAACACTGTTCGCGCGGCTGGGCACCGATATCGCGGACCCGGTGCAACGCCTGCTGCAGGTCGCCGAGGAGAACCGCGGCGCCAAGGCAGAGCACGATCTCATCGGCGCCGACTTCCTGCAGGACTGGTCGAAGTACGCGCCGCCGAACACCTTTCAGCTCGCGGCTCGGGTGTACTCGTCGCTGAAGCTGGCCGAGCGGCACCCGGTGGTGCACAACCTGGTGGTGTCGAATGTGCCGGGCCCGCCGATGCCGCTGTACTTCCTCGGTGTGCGCGTGCACGGTATGTACCCGTTCGGGCCGGTCTTTCACGGCGCCGGACTGACAGTGACCGTCCTGTCGAACAACGATGACCTGGACTTCGGCTTCATCGCCTGCAAGGAACTGGTACCCGATGTCGCCGAGCTCGCCGACGCGGTGCCCGAGGTCGTCGACGAATTGCTCACCGCGGCACGGGCACTGGGCTGA
- a CDS encoding PDR/VanB family oxidoreductase, giving the protein MTGAVVSHRPIPGQLPADLFGKPVQDRAVRVLDAVASARLRWTTLINRRDLTPRVDDRRMSLVVTERRIEAHDQDVVSLRLAAPDQRELPPWRPGAHLDLELPSGRLRQYSLCGDPADTRAYRVAVRRIPDGLGGSMEVHDALPVGARITVRGPRNAFPFAVPGYGSPAGRLHFVAGGIGITPILPMARLAHRLGIDWSMVYTGRSRDTIPFLDEIAGFGDRVTVRTDDEHGLPDAAALLPGVGPETAVYCCGPVPMTTAVAAAAREMPGVELHSERFSPPPIIDGVPFEIELASTGEVVEVAADRSALDTILAARPDRPYSCRQGFCRTCKVRVLAGTPEHRETVLTAAEHEAGEMLVCVSRSAGGRLVLDL; this is encoded by the coding sequence ATGACGGGTGCGGTGGTGAGCCATCGGCCCATCCCCGGGCAGTTGCCCGCCGATCTGTTCGGCAAGCCCGTTCAGGATCGTGCGGTGCGGGTGCTCGACGCGGTCGCCTCGGCGCGACTGCGCTGGACCACGCTGATCAACCGGCGCGATCTCACGCCCCGGGTGGATGATCGGCGCATGTCGCTGGTGGTCACCGAACGCCGGATCGAGGCGCACGACCAGGATGTGGTGAGCCTGCGCCTGGCGGCGCCGGATCAGCGTGAGCTGCCGCCGTGGCGGCCGGGCGCGCATCTGGATCTCGAGCTGCCCTCCGGCCGGCTGCGCCAGTATTCGCTGTGCGGCGATCCGGCCGACACCCGCGCGTATCGCGTTGCGGTGCGGCGGATTCCGGACGGTCTCGGCGGCTCGATGGAGGTGCACGACGCGCTGCCGGTCGGCGCGCGGATCACCGTGCGTGGCCCGCGCAATGCCTTTCCGTTCGCCGTGCCCGGCTACGGATCGCCCGCCGGGCGTTTGCATTTCGTCGCGGGCGGCATCGGCATCACGCCGATCCTGCCGATGGCGCGGCTGGCGCATCGGCTCGGTATCGACTGGTCGATGGTGTACACCGGCCGCAGCCGCGACACCATTCCGTTCCTCGACGAGATCGCCGGATTCGGTGACCGTGTCACCGTGCGCACCGACGACGAGCACGGCCTGCCCGACGCGGCCGCGCTGCTGCCCGGCGTCGGCCCGGAGACCGCGGTCTACTGCTGCGGTCCCGTTCCGATGACCACCGCGGTGGCCGCCGCGGCGCGCGAAATGCCCGGCGTGGAACTGCATTCCGAACGCTTCTCGCCGCCGCCGATCATCGACGGCGTGCCCTTCGAGATCGAGCTCGCCTCGACCGGCGAGGTGGTCGAGGTGGCCGCGGATCGCTCGGCCCTGGACACCATCCTGGCAGCCAGGCCGGACCGGCCGTATTCGTGTCGCCAGGGCTTCTGCCGCACCTGCAAGGTGCGGGTACTCGCAGGCACACCGGAGCATCGCGAAACCGTCCTCACCGCGGCCGAACACGAGGCGGGCGAGATGCTCGTCTGTGTATCCCGTTCCGCCGGTGGGCGACTGGTGCTCGATCTGTAA